The Litchfieldia alkalitelluris genome has a window encoding:
- a CDS encoding phosphotransferase family protein, producing MNWLEYVLGNEWIISPAGGATGDAYYAQHDDRKLFLKRNSSPFLAVLSAEGIVPKLVWTRRLENGDVITAQHWLNGRELKPIDMSGNNVAELLHKIHHSQELLNMLKRLGKIPLTPEEIIQDLKNALLTFDHLTNMPEIEQAIKMLEDDLEQVQYNDLVVCHCDINHNNWLLTDSNQLFLIDWDGAMIADPAIDIGMLLYWYISEDKWIEWLKGYGIEPSEHLFRRMKWYVLSQTIMQICWYTTKNSDKEIKHWIQYLHHLLNKPS from the coding sequence GTGAATTGGTTGGAATATGTATTAGGTAATGAGTGGATTATTTCCCCTGCAGGTGGTGCAACAGGGGATGCGTACTATGCACAGCATGATGATCGAAAGCTATTTCTAAAAAGGAATTCATCCCCATTTCTTGCTGTATTGTCAGCAGAAGGAATCGTTCCTAAATTGGTTTGGACAAGGCGTCTCGAAAATGGAGATGTTATAACTGCTCAGCATTGGTTGAATGGGAGAGAACTCAAACCAATTGATATGTCTGGTAACAATGTCGCAGAACTCCTTCATAAAATCCACCATTCACAAGAACTGTTAAATATGTTAAAACGCTTGGGTAAAATTCCTTTGACTCCGGAAGAGATTATCCAAGATTTAAAAAACGCACTTCTTACCTTCGATCATTTAACTAACATGCCCGAAATAGAACAAGCAATCAAAATGCTTGAAGATGATCTAGAGCAGGTTCAGTATAATGATTTAGTGGTATGTCATTGTGATATAAACCATAATAATTGGCTGTTAACCGATTCCAATCAGCTTTTCCTAATTGACTGGGATGGAGCGATGATTGCGGATCCAGCAATTGATATTGGGATGCTGTTATATTGGTATATAAGTGAAGACAAATGGATTGAATGGTTAAAAGGGTATGGAATTGAACCATCAGAACACCTTTTTCGTCGAATGAAATGGTATGTTTTATCACAAACCATCATGCAAATATGTTGGTACACGACAAAAAACAGTGATAAAGAAATTAAACATTGGATTCAGTATCTTCATCACCTATTAAACAAACCGAGTTAA
- the trmB gene encoding tRNA (guanosine(46)-N7)-methyltransferase TrmB, giving the protein MRLRNKPWAKDKLAAYPQYVVGNPEECKGKWNECFGNNHPIYIEIGTGKGRFVTEMAKAHPDKNFIGIELQESVIVSALDLIIEADIPNVKLMNVNAEELLTFFEEGEVDRVYLNFSDPWPKKRHAKRRLTYRTFLQMYETILVKNGEIHFKTDNRGLFESSLMSFSDYGMLLTFVSLDLHKSDFEGNIMTEYEEKFSNLGHPIYRSETSFRK; this is encoded by the coding sequence ATGCGTTTGCGGAATAAACCGTGGGCAAAAGACAAGCTTGCAGCATATCCTCAGTATGTTGTTGGAAATCCTGAGGAATGTAAAGGGAAATGGAACGAATGTTTCGGGAATAATCATCCGATATATATAGAAATAGGTACAGGTAAAGGTCGTTTTGTCACAGAGATGGCAAAAGCACATCCAGATAAAAATTTTATCGGTATTGAGCTTCAGGAGAGTGTCATTGTTTCTGCTCTCGATTTAATTATTGAAGCGGATATTCCTAATGTGAAATTAATGAATGTGAACGCTGAAGAACTTCTTACCTTTTTTGAAGAAGGAGAAGTTGATCGAGTATACCTTAACTTTTCTGATCCATGGCCGAAAAAACGCCATGCGAAAAGAAGACTCACATACAGAACGTTTTTACAAATGTACGAAACAATTTTAGTGAAAAATGGAGAGATTCATTTTAAGACGGACAACCGTGGATTATTTGAATCATCTCTAATGAGCTTTTCGGACTATGGAATGTTGTTAACCTTTGTTAGCCTTGACTTGCATAAAAGTGATTTTGAAGGAAACATCATGACTGAGTATGAAGAAAAGTTTTCAAATTTGGGCCATCCCATCTACCGAAGTGAAACGTCATTTAGAAAGTAA
- a CDS encoding NERD domain-containing protein — MDIYRYPAQFIRLKKQQWQKINKQWESGYIQEDQFESQVNVESGSQVVNPFSQLFKQRSSNNEEEYNETKRISVPPKTGEELKRLFLDALFLTQIKWASSTIDKRSFVEDQFYDDFLLKYLLQSFPDTYLVLYRPVFFLKNAPVELEIIIITSVAVWCIVFLEGESDSVYTEEKGRFWAVKNGKEKKKIVSPLIGLNRTGQITQQILQKHKVELPIKKAIISRTGYVDGFKDSYDLSYIDKKLYPDWFSGMRSISSPLKSVQLKAAQSLLSYCHTTYIKRHM; from the coding sequence ATGGATATATACCGATATCCTGCACAGTTTATCCGATTGAAAAAACAGCAATGGCAAAAAATAAATAAACAGTGGGAGTCTGGATATATTCAAGAAGATCAATTCGAATCTCAAGTAAATGTTGAATCTGGTAGTCAGGTTGTGAATCCTTTCTCCCAGCTCTTTAAACAAAGGTCATCGAACAATGAAGAAGAATATAATGAGACTAAAAGAATCTCAGTGCCGCCTAAGACAGGTGAAGAATTAAAAAGGCTATTTTTAGATGCGCTTTTTTTAACACAAATAAAGTGGGCAAGTTCAACTATCGATAAAAGATCTTTTGTTGAGGATCAGTTTTATGATGATTTCTTGCTTAAATATTTACTCCAGAGTTTTCCGGATACCTATCTAGTACTATATCGCCCTGTGTTTTTCTTGAAAAATGCGCCTGTAGAACTGGAAATTATAATTATTACTTCAGTGGCAGTGTGGTGCATTGTGTTTTTAGAAGGTGAGTCTGATAGTGTTTATACTGAGGAAAAAGGGAGATTTTGGGCGGTTAAAAATGGCAAGGAAAAGAAAAAGATTGTTTCACCACTTATAGGATTGAACAGAACCGGACAGATTACACAGCAAATCCTTCAAAAGCATAAGGTGGAGCTTCCTATCAAGAAAGCAATAATCAGTCGTACAGGATATGTCGATGGTTTCAAGGATTCCTATGACTTAAGCTATATTGATAAGAAGTTATATCCTGATTGGTTTAGTGGAATGAGATCGATTTCATCACCTTTAAAATCTGTTCAACTAAAAGCTGCACAGTCGTTATTATCTTATTGTCATACAACTTACATCAAACGTCATATGTAA
- a CDS encoding cytochrome c oxidase assembly protein: MLLELLSNFSFHTQWNAGVLLMVLLSIVFYLFLLPTPSNHPKVKSVLFIFGLFLIFFTVGSPLNLLGRIIFRGHIAQMLILIVIVAPLLILGFKSTIVSKAVTYQKLKKFLTFIKKPQITIVVFHVLFIGYHIPAVFNYVRISYFLNYFYLLLLFLAALLLWTPLIPIIKELDFLSVKQKVRYCLWNVVFFSPLALWFIFSEQILYSIYIDPDLIRLSLEVCLPPGEPIESIPEEFFDYLLPFPPLREQQLGGWLLLIGQGLVFGSVGLWMRKKVKES; the protein is encoded by the coding sequence ATGTTACTAGAATTATTGAGTAATTTTTCATTCCATACCCAATGGAATGCGGGCGTTTTATTAATGGTATTATTAAGTATTGTTTTTTATCTTTTTCTATTACCAACACCTAGTAATCACCCAAAAGTCAAAAGTGTGTTATTTATTTTTGGCTTATTTCTTATTTTCTTTACAGTAGGAAGTCCGTTAAATCTCCTTGGACGGATTATATTCAGAGGACATATCGCTCAGATGTTAATTTTAATCGTTATTGTCGCTCCTTTATTGATATTGGGGTTTAAGTCAACAATCGTTTCAAAAGCTGTAACTTATCAGAAGCTGAAGAAATTCCTCACCTTTATAAAAAAGCCTCAGATAACAATTGTCGTTTTTCATGTATTATTTATCGGCTATCATATCCCTGCGGTTTTTAATTATGTAAGGATTAGTTATTTTTTAAATTATTTCTATCTTCTTCTTTTATTTTTAGCAGCTTTATTGCTTTGGACTCCACTCATTCCGATTATAAAAGAATTAGATTTTTTATCAGTTAAACAAAAAGTACGTTATTGCTTATGGAATGTTGTTTTCTTTTCTCCATTAGCTTTATGGTTTATTTTTTCAGAACAAATTCTATATTCGATATATATAGATCCTGATTTGATTCGGTTATCACTTGAAGTGTGCTTGCCGCCAGGAGAGCCAATCGAGTCGATTCCGGAAGAATTTTTTGATTATTTATTGCCGTTTCCTCCACTAAGAGAGCAACAGCTTGGGGGATGGTTGTTATTGATTGGTCAAGGTCTTGTGTTTGGTTCGGTTGGGTTGTGGATGAGGAAAAAAGTGAAAGAGAGCTAA
- the thpR gene encoding RNA 2',3'-cyclic phosphodiesterase — translation MADAHYFLAVPLSDDARTILSDWREELKEEVSFKSWVHPLDFHITLAFLGSASEKAISLTKEKIGAISSFYPAFQLEINGLGTFGKQESPRVFWAGVQHSEALIKLQKKVHEACKEVGFSLDSRPYSPHITLARRWKEKSPLDVKKIQTFNIQAGVTSFPVQEMILYQTHLNRTPKYEAISRFSLMGE, via the coding sequence ATGGCTGACGCACATTATTTTCTAGCAGTCCCTTTATCTGATGATGCTCGAACCATACTTAGTGATTGGCGAGAGGAATTAAAGGAAGAAGTGTCCTTTAAATCTTGGGTTCATCCGTTGGATTTTCATATCACATTAGCCTTTCTCGGGAGTGCATCTGAAAAGGCAATTTCGCTTACAAAGGAGAAAATAGGTGCAATCTCAAGCTTCTATCCTGCTTTTCAGTTAGAGATAAATGGCTTAGGTACCTTTGGAAAACAAGAATCACCGAGAGTTTTTTGGGCAGGGGTACAGCACTCAGAAGCATTAATAAAACTTCAAAAAAAAGTACATGAAGCTTGTAAGGAAGTTGGTTTTTCCTTGGATTCCAGGCCATACAGTCCCCACATTACACTTGCACGAAGATGGAAGGAGAAATCACCCTTAGATGTGAAAAAAATCCAAACCTTTAACATTCAAGCAGGTGTTACCTCCTTTCCTGTTCAAGAGATGATATTATATCAAACCCATTTAAATCGTACACCGAAGTATGAAGCAATCTCTAGGTTTTCGTTGATGGGAGAATAG
- a CDS encoding YtzH-like family protein: MGLNHTHQMDILKDILTNHESDCCGSVAECEQLERLIKSLLVNTNLEQNTKSLLTDIYSYSQQGKYTQHLDEHIVEHRGQLSQWISEIDQFS; the protein is encoded by the coding sequence ATGGGTTTAAATCATACTCATCAAATGGATATTTTAAAAGATATTTTAACAAATCATGAAAGTGACTGTTGCGGTTCTGTAGCTGAATGTGAGCAATTAGAACGATTAATTAAATCACTTTTAGTCAATACAAACCTTGAACAAAATACAAAGAGTTTACTAACAGATATATACTCTTATAGCCAACAAGGTAAATATACTCAACATTTAGACGAACATATCGTTGAACACCGCGGTCAATTGTCACAATGGATATCTGAAATAGATCAATTTTCGTAA
- a CDS encoding diacylglycerol/lipid kinase family protein — protein MKKYFFIVNRFAAGGKSLKVWEKIKQQLEEQQIQFRTFFTNTDRHAEELAKQIANIHHEHIEAIIAVGGDGTIHEVVNGLVNYPNIKVGYIPSGSANDFSRGFQIPRSPLHALGTILSKTQKVSKIDVGKIKLDERSRHFYFVNSVGVGFDAEVSKIVNQSKMKKYLNKLHLSSFIYIGALVSQLFNYKVSNVHLTIDNQDFHYEKVWFVTVSNQRFYGGGMKISPKANPFDGLLNITVIHCLSPLQILLLFSTVFIGKHTLIKGVDSHIGKEIKIVPDRKLPLHADGEIIG, from the coding sequence ATGAAAAAATACTTTTTTATTGTAAACAGGTTTGCAGCAGGTGGAAAGTCATTAAAAGTATGGGAGAAGATAAAGCAGCAATTGGAGGAACAACAGATTCAGTTTCGAACCTTTTTTACGAATACAGACCGTCATGCTGAAGAGCTAGCAAAACAGATTGCTAATATACATCATGAACATATTGAAGCGATTATTGCGGTTGGTGGAGACGGTACTATACATGAGGTTGTTAATGGTTTAGTTAACTATCCGAATATAAAGGTTGGTTATATCCCAAGTGGCTCTGCTAATGATTTTTCAAGAGGATTTCAAATACCTAGATCTCCGCTTCACGCCCTAGGGACGATTTTAAGCAAAACACAAAAAGTATCTAAAATAGATGTAGGCAAAATAAAGCTAGATGAACGCTCTAGGCACTTCTATTTTGTAAATAGTGTTGGGGTGGGATTTGATGCTGAAGTATCAAAAATAGTAAATCAGTCAAAAATGAAAAAATACCTAAACAAACTACACTTAAGCTCATTCATTTACATTGGGGCATTGGTTAGTCAACTATTTAATTATAAAGTGAGTAATGTTCACTTAACGATTGATAATCAGGATTTTCATTATGAAAAGGTATGGTTTGTAACAGTATCGAACCAGCGCTTTTATGGTGGCGGAATGAAGATTTCTCCAAAAGCGAATCCATTTGATGGATTATTAAATATTACAGTTATTCATTGTTTAAGCCCACTTCAAATACTTCTCTTATTTTCGACTGTTTTTATTGGGAAACACACGTTGATTAAGGGTGTTGATAGTCATATAGGTAAGGAGATAAAAATCGTCCCTGACCGAAAGCTCCCATTACATGCTGACGGTGAAATTATTGGGTAG
- a CDS encoding EAL domain-containing protein: MSQTTCIECGIPISIPDQGYLYIDDLVDVPCLFSSFKIDEKSNQHLIIRFHSREELKTIIQTLVQHIENNSTINASVHRSKAALDLFLMPLSHLYERISNERIVSFIQNGSMVSHIQPIIDLNNDKLYGYESLLRSNDPSEIIYPSEIFKVAEITGLKSMLDQRAREEAIKARINKVEPGIKSFINFLPSTIYNPDFCLRHTFSIVEKYNISPSDLVFEVVETEKIGDIDHLKKILNTYKNSGMKVALDDVGSGYSTLDMLSELKPDYVKIDREYISFCDQDRKKQSFLDQVISITNTLGIKVLGEGIERKEEMEYCKSIGMDLAQGYYIGKPSLEPYTKVLAPDS, from the coding sequence ATGTCTCAAACAACTTGTATAGAATGCGGGATTCCCATCAGCATACCTGACCAAGGTTATTTATATATTGATGATTTAGTAGACGTTCCCTGTCTATTTTCATCTTTTAAAATTGACGAAAAAAGTAATCAACATCTTATCATTCGCTTCCATTCTCGTGAGGAATTAAAAACGATCATTCAAACCCTTGTACAACATATTGAAAACAATTCAACAATCAATGCAAGTGTTCATCGTTCAAAAGCAGCCTTAGATTTATTCTTAATGCCCTTATCCCATTTATATGAACGAATAAGCAATGAAAGAATCGTTTCTTTTATTCAAAATGGTAGTATGGTAAGTCACATCCAACCTATTATTGATTTAAATAATGACAAACTATATGGTTACGAATCTTTATTACGCTCAAATGACCCTTCAGAGATTATTTATCCTAGTGAAATTTTTAAAGTAGCTGAAATAACCGGATTGAAGTCAATGCTTGACCAAAGAGCTAGGGAAGAAGCAATTAAAGCAAGAATTAATAAGGTTGAACCCGGAATAAAAAGTTTTATAAACTTCCTCCCTTCAACCATTTACAACCCTGACTTTTGCTTAAGACATACATTTTCAATTGTTGAAAAATATAATATTTCACCTTCTGATCTAGTCTTTGAAGTCGTCGAAACGGAAAAAATCGGTGACATAGACCACTTGAAGAAAATTCTTAATACCTACAAAAATTCAGGGATGAAGGTAGCTTTAGATGATGTCGGATCTGGTTATTCTACGCTCGATATGTTAAGCGAATTAAAACCTGATTATGTCAAAATTGATCGTGAATATATCTCATTTTGTGATCAAGATCGTAAAAAACAAAGCTTCCTAGACCAGGTGATATCTATTACAAACACTCTTGGGATTAAGGTATTAGGGGAAGGGATCGAACGCAAGGAAGAAATGGAATATTGTAAAAGCATTGGGATGGATTTGGCACAAGGATATTATATCGGAAAGCCGAGCTTAGAACCTTATACCAAGGTGTTAGCGCCTGATAGCTAA
- the pulA gene encoding type I pullulanase: MSVDRVFEAYLDRLNSITILMPHSYYGGQSSLFKLYDKQHSWELEIKGCEEIDGYNKYYCVIDAFLEIGETYIIKDQHDSTTDLQIGAVIRTEEFDDAYYYDGDDLGVTYHQTLSKFKLWAPTASQVTLILYQEQTNREEVHKMNRGSSGVWELVIDGNLEGYLYKYHVCVNLVWREAVDPYAKALTINSEFGVIVDLHKTTVEKSILPQFQHPTDAIIYETHIRDFSIHPNSGIQAKGKYLGLTEIGTNGSQGTNTGLSYLLELGITHVELLPFNDFGGVDEKNPNKFYNWGYNPLFFNAPEGSYATDPYDPYARINELKKTIQVLNYHGIRVIMDVVYNHVYIREESSFEKIVPGYYFRHDLHGMPSNGTGVGNDIASERKMVRKFIIDSILYWINEYKIDGLRFDLMGILDIDTMNTIRRAVDELDPSILIFGEGWDLNTPLPYEKKAVIGNARLLPGIGQFNDRFRDVVKGSTFNLYDRGYCLGNTHKDEGMKQSIAGSISLGKGEKGLFFEPSQTINYVESHDNHTLWDKMAECNSKEDFNIRRRRQRLATSIVLLSQGIPFIHSGQEFYRTKQGIENSYKSPDHINWLDWDRKEEFIDEVNYVKGLIMLRKAHAALRLPTASLIRKHIKFHSFQPGIIGYSLNQVKHYGPWNRVLVIHNNLTEPSFVDLPGDGAWEVICDKEHAGITKLYTIKDTSLEVSSISTFVMCQN, translated from the coding sequence TTGTCAGTAGACAGAGTCTTTGAAGCCTATCTTGATCGTCTAAATAGCATAACTATTTTAATGCCCCATTCCTATTATGGTGGTCAATCTTCCTTGTTTAAACTATATGATAAGCAGCATTCATGGGAGTTAGAAATCAAGGGATGTGAGGAAATCGATGGTTATAATAAATATTACTGTGTAATAGATGCTTTCTTGGAAATTGGAGAAACATATATTATTAAAGATCAACACGATTCCACAACAGACCTTCAAATTGGTGCCGTTATACGTACGGAAGAATTTGATGATGCTTACTACTATGATGGAGATGATTTAGGAGTTACCTATCATCAGACCTTATCTAAGTTCAAATTATGGGCACCGACAGCTTCTCAAGTCACATTAATACTCTATCAGGAACAAACAAATCGTGAAGAAGTTCATAAGATGAACCGAGGAAGCAGTGGTGTCTGGGAGCTTGTTATTGATGGGAATTTAGAAGGCTATTTATATAAATATCATGTATGTGTAAATTTAGTATGGAGAGAAGCAGTCGATCCATATGCCAAGGCACTAACTATTAATAGTGAGTTTGGTGTTATTGTGGATTTACATAAAACTACAGTCGAAAAAAGTATTTTACCACAGTTTCAACACCCAACAGACGCGATTATCTATGAAACTCACATTCGAGACTTTTCAATTCATCCGAACAGTGGAATACAGGCAAAAGGAAAATACCTAGGTCTCACAGAAATAGGGACAAATGGATCACAGGGGACGAATACGGGTTTATCTTACTTACTTGAGCTAGGAATTACTCATGTTGAGTTACTGCCATTTAATGATTTTGGTGGAGTTGACGAAAAGAACCCTAATAAGTTTTATAACTGGGGATATAATCCATTGTTTTTCAATGCTCCAGAAGGTAGTTATGCAACAGATCCTTACGACCCTTATGCGCGAATTAATGAACTAAAGAAAACAATTCAAGTTCTAAATTACCATGGAATACGGGTAATAATGGATGTTGTGTATAATCATGTGTACATTCGAGAAGAATCTTCCTTTGAAAAAATAGTTCCTGGCTATTATTTCAGACATGATTTACATGGCATGCCTTCCAACGGAACTGGTGTGGGAAATGATATCGCATCGGAACGAAAAATGGTTCGGAAATTTATTATTGATTCTATTTTATACTGGATAAACGAATATAAAATAGATGGATTACGATTTGATTTAATGGGGATATTGGACATCGATACAATGAATACAATCAGAAGAGCGGTTGATGAATTGGACCCTTCCATTCTTATTTTTGGCGAGGGATGGGATTTAAACACCCCATTACCTTATGAAAAAAAAGCTGTAATAGGTAATGCCCGACTTCTGCCAGGAATTGGACAATTTAATGACCGTTTTAGAGATGTAGTTAAAGGGAGTACATTTAATTTGTATGACCGTGGATATTGCTTAGGTAATACGCATAAAGATGAGGGAATGAAACAATCGATAGCAGGTAGTATTTCTCTAGGAAAGGGTGAGAAAGGACTATTTTTTGAACCATCTCAAACGATTAATTATGTTGAATCCCATGATAATCATACCCTCTGGGATAAGATGGCAGAGTGTAATTCTAAAGAAGATTTCAATATTCGAAGAAGAAGGCAAAGATTGGCTACGTCGATTGTATTACTTTCTCAAGGTATCCCGTTTATTCATAGTGGGCAAGAATTTTATCGAACAAAACAAGGAATTGAAAATAGTTATAAATCACCCGATCATATTAATTGGTTAGATTGGGACAGAAAAGAGGAATTCATAGACGAAGTGAACTATGTGAAAGGATTAATTATGCTTCGCAAAGCTCATGCTGCGCTTCGTTTACCAACAGCTTCACTAATAAGGAAACATATTAAATTCCACTCCTTTCAACCAGGCATTATTGGATATTCTCTAAATCAGGTGAAGCATTATGGCCCATGGAACCGCGTGTTAGTCATTCATAATAATCTCACAGAACCGAGTTTTGTTGACCTCCCCGGAGATGGGGCATGGGAAGTAATATGTGATAAAGAACACGCTGGAATAACCAAACTGTATACGATCAAAGATACTAGCCTAGAAGTTTCTTCTATTAGTACATTCGTTATGTGCCAAAACTAA
- a CDS encoding LrgB family protein — MNLIWAVGMFLLTISVFAVMRLFYQKYHYPLFVPIATTSFIIIVALLAFNIPYERYMMGGSWIGELLGPAVVALAYPLYQNKDILKKYSIPVFVGVFVGSTIAILSGLWLSLLFKIDTEILLSLIPKNVTTPIAMDLAEMSGGVPTLAAVFVMVAGVGGAMFGPTILKMVKVNHYIGVGVAFGTASHGIGTARALEFGPKEGAISSIAMILSALYTAIVCPLFIQLFL; from the coding sequence ATGAATTTAATCTGGGCAGTTGGAATGTTTTTATTAACAATTAGTGTTTTTGCAGTCATGAGATTATTTTATCAAAAATATCATTATCCTTTATTCGTCCCTATCGCAACAACATCATTTATTATTATTGTAGCTTTATTAGCGTTTAACATACCGTATGAGCGATATATGATGGGGGGGAGCTGGATAGGTGAACTGCTAGGTCCAGCGGTAGTTGCATTAGCTTATCCACTTTATCAGAATAAAGATATCCTTAAAAAGTATTCAATTCCTGTGTTTGTGGGTGTATTTGTAGGTTCGACCATTGCCATTTTATCAGGATTATGGTTATCTCTTCTATTTAAAATTGATACGGAAATCCTGCTTTCTCTCATTCCTAAGAATGTTACAACACCAATAGCCATGGATCTTGCTGAGATGAGTGGAGGGGTACCAACTTTAGCTGCAGTCTTTGTTATGGTTGCAGGAGTCGGTGGTGCTATGTTTGGCCCAACAATTTTGAAAATGGTAAAGGTGAATCATTATATTGGTGTAGGAGTAGCTTTTGGGACAGCATCTCATGGAATAGGGACTGCTCGCGCTTTGGAATTTGGTCCAAAGGAAGGGGCTATTAGCTCTATTGCCATGATCTTAAGTGCGCTTTATACAGCGATTGTATGTCCCCTTTTTATTCAACTATTTTTATAA
- a CDS encoding P-loop NTPase family protein: MIKSGASKEVVASYIKQLATAIELLNPVLIYIEQDDLKASFTKAVKERPKEWSEGFIYYYTSQGYGYEHGFNGLEGTIKVLEERLALEQEIYNSLNMNKYKVNNMRYETERYQEQLNDILGRPQS; encoded by the coding sequence ATGATTAAGTCTGGAGCTAGTAAGGAAGTTGTCGCTAGTTATATTAAACAGCTAGCAACTGCGATCGAACTATTAAATCCTGTATTAATTTATATTGAACAAGATGATTTAAAAGCTTCATTTACTAAAGCTGTAAAAGAACGACCAAAGGAATGGTCAGAAGGATTTATTTACTACTATACAAGTCAAGGATATGGCTATGAACATGGATTTAATGGATTGGAAGGTACCATTAAAGTGCTTGAGGAAAGATTGGCTCTAGAGCAGGAGATTTATAATAGTTTAAATATGAACAAATACAAGGTAAATAATATGCGTTATGAAACAGAAAGATATCAAGAACAGTTAAATGATATTTTAGGTAGACCCCAATCGTAA
- the cysK gene encoding cysteine synthase A: MKVVSNLSDLIGDTPLVKLRKINPKDGAQIYLKLEFFNPSGSVKDRAAFNMILEAEKAGLLKPGATIIEPTSGNTGIGLAMNAAARGYKAILVMPDTMTKERINLLKAYGADVVLTPGDERMPGSIRKAQELAEQIENSFIPMQFENDANPDAHRKTTATEIIEAMKIIGKPLSAFVATAGTGGTITGTGEALREYYSDITVHVVEPAGSPVLSGGQPGKHKLVGTSPGFIPEILNQDVYDEIFKIEDEDAYDITRKLAQEEGILVGPSSGAACYAAMQVAKRLSPDDVVVCIACDTGERYLSSDLFDF, encoded by the coding sequence TTGAAGGTTGTTTCAAACTTATCAGATTTAATTGGTGATACACCATTAGTTAAGTTAAGAAAAATTAACCCTAAAGATGGGGCACAGATTTATTTAAAATTAGAATTCTTCAATCCAAGTGGAAGTGTAAAGGATCGAGCTGCCTTTAATATGATTTTAGAAGCTGAAAAGGCTGGCTTGCTTAAACCAGGTGCAACAATTATTGAACCTACAAGTGGAAATACAGGAATAGGTTTGGCGATGAATGCTGCTGCACGAGGTTATAAAGCGATTCTTGTTATGCCAGATACGATGACTAAAGAACGTATAAACCTACTTAAAGCTTATGGTGCTGACGTTGTATTAACGCCCGGTGACGAGAGAATGCCCGGCTCCATTCGAAAAGCTCAGGAATTAGCTGAACAAATAGAAAATAGTTTTATTCCCATGCAATTTGAAAATGATGCAAATCCCGATGCTCATCGTAAAACAACTGCAACCGAAATTATTGAAGCAATGAAAATCATAGGAAAACCACTATCGGCCTTTGTAGCTACCGCAGGTACCGGTGGAACAATCACGGGCACAGGGGAAGCATTAAGGGAATATTACTCTGACATTACTGTACATGTAGTTGAACCTGCTGGATCTCCAGTTTTATCAGGTGGACAACCAGGGAAACATAAGCTTGTTGGCACGAGCCCGGGCTTCATTCCAGAAATCTTAAATCAAGATGTTTATGATGAAATCTTTAAAATTGAAGATGAAGATGCATATGACATTACTAGAAAATTAGCGCAAGAAGAAGGAATCCTAGTTGGACCATCATCAGGTGCGGCTTGTTATGCAGCCATGCAAGTAGCTAAAAGATTATCCCCAGATGATGTCGTTGTTTGTATTGCCTGCGATACTGGGGAGAGGTACTTGTCTAGCGATTTGTTTGATTTTTAA
- a CDS encoding CidA/LrgA family protein: MKFVLTAVQIAGLYGIYYIGCLIQEFLKVSIPGSIIGMLLLFLLLQLNIVKEKWFAKGSGFLLTYLAILFVPATVGLVDYLPYFYGSGFITLLIAFISTVLVMSVSGLISQSIATREERKQQNSYERGFDA, encoded by the coding sequence ATGAAGTTTGTACTAACAGCGGTTCAAATCGCTGGTTTATATGGCATTTATTATATTGGATGCCTTATTCAAGAGTTTTTGAAGGTGAGTATTCCAGGTAGTATTATCGGGATGCTGCTTTTGTTTTTATTACTCCAGCTAAACATCGTCAAGGAAAAATGGTTTGCAAAAGGAAGTGGTTTTTTATTAACGTATCTTGCTATCCTTTTTGTACCAGCAACAGTTGGATTGGTTGACTATTTACCCTATTTTTATGGAAGTGGTTTTATAACTCTATTAATTGCTTTTATTAGTACGGTTTTAGTGATGTCTGTATCGGGATTAATCTCACAAAGTATTGCTACTCGTGAAGAAAGAAAGCAACAGAACTCTTATGAAAGAGGGTTCGATGCATGA